A genomic window from Aquitalea aquatilis includes:
- a CDS encoding chemotaxis protein CheW: protein MTKPAEPEQYLSFQLGADVFACNILQVKEILEYHRLTGVPQMPAFVHGVMNLRGTVVPVIDLAQRCGRPASAILRRSCIVILEAGHEGQRQFIGMLVDAVHEVISLSAADILPAPAFGNHLRPDFIAGVTHRQHGFIMLLHMDKVLSIEEMAGLSSPLGVQIKAESACLMN from the coding sequence ATGACTAAGCCGGCCGAACCGGAGCAGTACCTCAGTTTCCAGCTGGGTGCCGATGTCTTCGCCTGCAATATCCTGCAGGTCAAGGAAATCCTGGAATACCACCGGCTGACCGGCGTGCCGCAAATGCCCGCTTTCGTGCATGGAGTGATGAATCTGCGCGGCACGGTGGTGCCGGTCATCGACCTGGCCCAGCGCTGCGGCCGCCCCGCCAGCGCCATTCTGCGCCGCAGTTGCATCGTCATTCTGGAAGCCGGCCATGAAGGACAGCGCCAGTTCATCGGCATGCTGGTGGATGCGGTACACGAGGTCATCAGCCTGAGTGCCGCCGACATCCTGCCGGCACCAGCCTTTGGCAACCATCTGCGGCCCGACTTCATTGCCGGCGTCACCCACCGGCAGCACGGCTTCATCATGCTGCTGCACATGGACAAAGTGCTGTCGATTGAAGAGATGGCCGGCCTGTCCTCGCCACTGGGTGTGCAGATAAAGGCGGAAAGCGCCTGCCTGATGAACTAG
- a CDS encoding protein-glutamate methylesterase/protein-glutamine glutaminase, whose amino-acid sequence MSIKVMIVDDSAVVRQVLSEVFNASSGIEVMDVATDPIVAMEKMKQHWPDVIVLDVEMPRMDGITFLKQIMASRPTPVVICSSLTQKGADISMQAMAAGAVEVIAKPHAGVKQFLQDSNNLLIQAVKGAAAARMSRMRSLPPTPLETRPKLSADAILAAPTGQQMFQTTERIVAIGTSTGGTQALEAILTKLPRTCPGLAIVQHMPEKFTASFAERLDRLSEIEVKEAATGDRILPGRALIAPGGKHMMIKRSGAFYQVEVVDGPLVSRHKPSVDVLFRSAAKFAGKNALGIIMTGMGDDGAKGLKEMHDVGARTIAQDEDSCVVFGMPKEAIKLGAADEVIPLDAMAKAICR is encoded by the coding sequence ATGAGCATCAAGGTGATGATTGTCGACGACTCCGCCGTGGTACGGCAGGTATTGAGCGAAGTCTTCAACGCCAGCAGCGGCATCGAGGTGATGGATGTGGCGACCGACCCCATCGTCGCCATGGAAAAAATGAAACAGCACTGGCCGGATGTCATCGTGCTGGATGTGGAAATGCCGCGCATGGACGGCATCACCTTCCTCAAGCAGATCATGGCCAGCCGCCCTACCCCGGTGGTGATCTGCTCCTCGCTCACCCAGAAGGGGGCCGACATCAGCATGCAGGCCATGGCCGCCGGGGCAGTCGAAGTCATCGCCAAGCCGCACGCCGGGGTGAAGCAGTTTCTGCAGGACAGCAACAATCTGCTGATCCAGGCCGTCAAGGGTGCGGCCGCCGCCCGCATGAGCCGCATGCGCAGCCTGCCGCCCACCCCGCTGGAAACCCGCCCCAAGTTATCGGCCGATGCCATCCTGGCCGCCCCCACCGGGCAGCAGATGTTCCAGACCACCGAACGCATCGTCGCCATTGGCACTTCCACCGGCGGCACCCAGGCGCTGGAAGCCATTCTCACCAAGCTGCCGCGCACCTGCCCGGGGCTGGCCATCGTGCAGCACATGCCGGAAAAATTCACTGCCTCGTTTGCCGAACGGCTGGACCGGCTGTCGGAAATCGAAGTCAAGGAAGCAGCCACCGGCGATCGCATTTTGCCGGGGCGGGCGCTGATTGCCCCCGGCGGCAAGCACATGATGATCAAGCGCAGCGGCGCTTTCTATCAGGTGGAAGTGGTGGACGGCCCGCTGGTCAGCCGCCACAAGCCCTCGGTCGATGTGCTGTTCCGCTCTGCCGCCAAGTTCGCCGGCAAGAATGCGCTGGGCATCATCATGACCGGCATGGGTGACGACGGGGCCAAGGGCTTGAAGGAAATGCATGATGTCGGTGCCCGCACCATTGCCCAGGACGAAGACAGCTGCGTGGTGTTTGGCATGCCCAAGGAGGCGATCAAGCTGGGGGCGGCCGATGAGGTCATCCCGCTGGACGCCATGGCCAAGGCCATTTGCCGCTAA
- a CDS encoding chemotaxis protein CheD, with protein MTSSPRKEVFLHPGEWLFADREHVISTLLGSCVSIVLWHPQLQVGGMCHYLLAHRNERSSQLSGRYGDEAMLLLLREVLATGRPLQEFRAKLIGGAAILATLEGEHGSNDVAARNADMARLLARQLGLTVQAEDLGGASPRMVVFDVQSGDVWVRLSQDPDTGPTLTGTKRKKT; from the coding sequence ATGACCAGCAGCCCGCGTAAAGAAGTGTTTCTGCACCCCGGCGAATGGCTGTTCGCCGACCGGGAGCATGTCATCAGCACCTTGCTGGGCTCCTGCGTTTCCATCGTGCTGTGGCACCCGCAGCTGCAAGTGGGCGGCATGTGTCATTACCTGCTGGCGCACCGCAACGAGCGGAGCAGCCAGTTGTCCGGTCGTTATGGCGACGAGGCCATGTTGCTGTTGCTGCGCGAAGTGCTGGCCACCGGACGGCCCTTGCAGGAATTCCGGGCCAAGCTGATTGGTGGCGCAGCCATCCTGGCCACGCTCGAAGGAGAACACGGCAGCAACGATGTTGCTGCACGCAATGCCGACATGGCCCGTTTGCTGGCACGGCAACTGGGGCTGACGGTGCAGGCAGAGGATCTGGGCGGGGCGAGTCCCAGAATGGTGGTATTTGATGTGCAATCCGGCGATGTCTGGGTGCGCCTGTCGCAGGACCCCGATACAGGCCCGACCCTGACCGGTACAAAAAGGAAAAAAACATGA
- a CDS encoding EAL domain-containing response regulator → MPFADMQDVLIVEDSQLHRLLATELCSQLGFSSIRHAANGEEGMAQVRQQVPDLMLLDLEMPRMDGVQVMQQLALEKLTPYIILTSGKDYMLISTLELMGCGLGLPVLGGLKKPLQAGAMQDLLARLCQQSAKAKESCALYDPDAIRLALQEQQIIPYYQPKIDLDSGQLKGAEMLARWQHPSRGLVMPGSFIPVIEQHGWATELTLSMLDQGLLQWQEWARQGLRLPLSINLSARSLQGSTLIGEMESRLHRSKVPARYITFEITETAIADNLPEAIGIAARLRLAGFGLSIDDFGTGFATLQQLTRFPFTELKIDQSLVTSISSKPHLQAIANSIIELGQRMQLTTVAEGIETRQDMELMQARGCNLGQGYFIARPMEAALLQPWAKQHQRMVGETPPAIR, encoded by the coding sequence ATGCCGTTTGCTGACATGCAGGATGTGCTGATCGTGGAAGACAGCCAGCTGCACCGGCTGCTCGCCACAGAACTGTGCAGCCAGCTGGGCTTTAGCAGTATCCGCCATGCGGCCAACGGCGAGGAAGGCATGGCGCAGGTGCGCCAGCAAGTGCCGGACCTGATGCTGCTCGACCTGGAAATGCCGCGCATGGATGGCGTGCAGGTCATGCAGCAACTGGCGCTGGAAAAGCTGACGCCTTACATCATCCTCACCTCTGGCAAGGACTACATGCTGATTTCCACGCTGGAGCTGATGGGCTGCGGGCTGGGGCTGCCAGTGCTGGGTGGTTTGAAAAAACCGCTGCAAGCCGGAGCAATGCAGGACCTGCTGGCACGGCTGTGCCAGCAATCCGCCAAGGCCAAGGAAAGCTGCGCGCTATACGACCCGGACGCAATACGCCTGGCACTGCAAGAGCAGCAGATCATTCCCTATTACCAGCCCAAGATCGACCTGGACAGCGGCCAGCTCAAGGGCGCGGAAATGCTGGCGCGCTGGCAGCACCCCAGCCGCGGTTTGGTCATGCCGGGCAGCTTCATCCCGGTGATCGAACAGCATGGCTGGGCCACCGAGCTGACACTCTCCATGCTGGATCAGGGGCTGCTGCAATGGCAGGAATGGGCCCGCCAAGGCCTGCGCCTGCCCTTGTCCATCAATCTGTCCGCCCGCTCGCTACAGGGCAGCACCCTCATCGGCGAAATGGAAAGCCGCCTGCACCGCAGCAAAGTACCGGCCCGCTACATCACGTTTGAAATCACCGAAACCGCCATCGCCGACAATCTGCCGGAAGCCATCGGCATTGCCGCACGCTTGCGGCTGGCCGGCTTCGGCCTGTCCATCGACGATTTCGGCACCGGTTTTGCCACCTTGCAGCAGCTCACGCGCTTTCCTTTCACCGAGCTGAAAATCGACCAGTCGCTGGTGACCTCGATTAGCAGCAAGCCGCATTTGCAGGCCATCGCCAACAGCATCATCGAACTGGGTCAGCGCATGCAGCTGACTACGGTCGCCGAGGGGATAGAAACCCGGCAGGACATGGAGCTGATGCAGGCGCGCGGCTGCAATCTGGGGCAGGGTTATTTCATTGCCCGGCCCATGGAGGCCGCACTGCTGCAGCCCTGGGCCAAGCAGCACCAGCGGATGGTCGGCGAAACGCCTCCGGCCATCCGCTAG
- a CDS encoding methyl-accepting chemotaxis protein produces the protein MNKSAPISIAMRLGLGFASLLLLLVLCVSVALFGFVRINGMLGDMRINDRDATRVSILIEQAQELRINYRNIIIYPDLHAINDAIQRYNEAKRRYLDSEQLLIRDMLAEPALSQRERELIAQIQSIRPLAFTAMDKSEAQAAINEKDAAIQLMQSEANPAMNRFTEVLRQLYDTELRLNEQSRQESEAGIQQAHDIMLLLSAAALLLGSLLAVLIIRSLRRTLGGEPHAVADIMQQLASGRLDTQLPLRPGDSSSMLYSVAQTVSTLAGLMAEVKNGAANLASASQQLNATSQSLSLSASESAAGIEETTSAIEEMSAAINQTNDNARVTEAIAEQAAREAAEGGEAVRQTVHAMRQIADKIVIIDDIAYQTNLLALNAAIEAARAGEHGKGFAVVAAEVRKLAERSQIAAQEISQVAAGSVGLAEQAGKLLGEMVRSSGRTADLVQEIAAASNEQASAVNQISSAVQQQNSTTQQTASASEELASTAEQMSSQAENLLELMSFFRLHDSAAPLPSPPSGRAGQYGMPQQLRRVGANPTDESDYIRY, from the coding sequence TCAACGACCGTGATGCCACGCGCGTGTCCATCCTGATCGAGCAGGCGCAGGAGCTGCGGATCAATTACCGCAACATCATCATCTATCCCGATCTGCATGCCATCAACGATGCCATCCAACGCTATAACGAGGCCAAGCGCCGCTATCTGGACAGCGAACAGCTGCTGATCCGCGACATGCTGGCCGAACCGGCGCTGAGCCAGCGCGAAAGAGAGCTGATCGCGCAGATCCAGTCGATCCGCCCACTCGCCTTCACTGCCATGGACAAGTCCGAGGCGCAGGCCGCCATCAATGAAAAAGACGCTGCCATCCAGCTGATGCAGTCAGAGGCCAATCCGGCCATGAACCGCTTCACCGAAGTATTGCGCCAGTTGTACGACACCGAACTGCGGCTGAACGAACAATCACGCCAGGAGAGTGAAGCCGGCATCCAGCAGGCACACGACATCATGCTGCTGCTATCGGCAGCCGCCCTGCTGCTGGGCAGCCTGCTGGCAGTGCTGATCATCCGCTCGCTGCGCCGCACCCTGGGCGGCGAGCCACATGCCGTCGCCGACATCATGCAGCAGCTGGCCAGTGGCCGGCTGGATACCCAGCTGCCACTGCGCCCTGGCGATAGCAGCAGCATGCTGTACTCGGTGGCACAAACCGTCAGCACCCTGGCCGGCCTGATGGCCGAAGTGAAAAACGGCGCGGCCAATCTGGCCTCGGCCTCCCAGCAACTGAATGCCACCTCGCAGTCACTGTCGCTATCGGCCAGCGAATCGGCCGCAGGCATCGAGGAAACCACCTCCGCCATCGAGGAAATGTCGGCCGCCATCAACCAGACCAATGACAATGCCCGCGTCACCGAAGCCATTGCCGAACAGGCCGCCCGCGAGGCTGCCGAGGGGGGAGAGGCCGTGCGCCAGACCGTACACGCCATGCGCCAGATTGCCGACAAGATCGTCATCATCGACGACATTGCCTACCAGACCAATCTGCTGGCACTGAATGCCGCCATCGAAGCGGCGCGTGCCGGCGAACACGGCAAGGGCTTCGCCGTGGTGGCGGCAGAAGTACGCAAACTGGCCGAGCGCAGCCAGATCGCCGCCCAGGAAATCAGCCAGGTTGCCGCCGGCAGCGTCGGGCTGGCCGAGCAAGCCGGCAAGCTGCTGGGTGAAATGGTGCGTTCCAGTGGCCGCACGGCTGATCTGGTGCAGGAAATCGCCGCCGCCTCCAATGAACAGGCCAGCGCGGTCAACCAGATCAGCAGCGCCGTCCAGCAACAGAATTCCACCACCCAGCAAACCGCCTCGGCCAGCGAGGAGCTGGCCTCCACCGCCGAGCAAATGAGCAGCCAGGCGGAAAACCTGCTGGAGCTGATGAGTTTCTTCCGGCTGCACGACAGCGCCGCCCCGCTGCCCTCGCCGCCCAGTGGCCGGGCCGGGCAGTACGGCATGCCACAGCAGCTGCGTCGCGTCGGTGCCAACCCCACCGACGAATCCGACTACATCCGTTACTAG
- a CDS encoding chemotaxis protein CheW codes for MGAQQHWRKPKQAAAAPPPLPQLVQYLRLRAGPHQLGISIDVVRELLEYQPLTTLPHMQPPLCGVLNLRGSGVPVIELAQCLGLPTAAPQRRSCIIILQLADSQPTQEIGMLVDEVYAVLELARSEIEAAPQLGGLLTEHFIAGLLREPQGFTVLLDASRLLALDELAGLLLPPAPSAQPDLLLQEDAHD; via the coding sequence ATGGGCGCACAACAACACTGGCGCAAACCGAAACAGGCTGCCGCCGCTCCCCCGCCGCTGCCGCAACTGGTGCAATACCTGCGGCTGCGCGCCGGACCACACCAGCTGGGCATCAGCATCGATGTGGTGCGCGAACTGCTGGAGTACCAGCCGCTGACCACCTTGCCCCATATGCAGCCGCCGCTGTGTGGCGTGCTCAACCTGCGCGGCAGCGGCGTACCGGTCATCGAACTGGCGCAGTGCCTGGGGCTGCCCACCGCCGCGCCACAGCGCCGCAGCTGCATCATCATCCTGCAGCTGGCCGACAGCCAGCCAACACAGGAAATCGGCATGCTGGTTGACGAAGTGTATGCCGTGCTGGAACTGGCGCGCAGCGAGATCGAAGCCGCACCGCAGCTGGGTGGGCTGCTAACCGAGCACTTCATTGCCGGCCTGCTGCGCGAACCGCAGGGCTTTACCGTGCTGCTGGATGCCAGCCGCCTGCTGGCGCTGGACGAACTGGCAGGCTTGCTTCTTCCGCCAGCGCCATCAGCACAGCCAGACTTGCTGCTGCAGGAGGATGCCCATGACTAA